One genomic window of Comamonas antarctica includes the following:
- a CDS encoding ABC transporter substrate-binding protein produces MPLTSRFPRHAAALALCLSAPFAVLAQDTVSMGAVLSLTGANATVGEDVRRAVALAVEKVNADGGVLGKKFNVIVEDSGGNATTALNAARKLVSVDKVPVVIGEYSSGITLPMAQYLVKEGVAHINVASTSVKVRDLGASSFNLIGLEDKGNQFSSKDAWDLGYRNVAMIAPNNAYGQGVVHGFKQEFEKLGGKVVTEVLYTAGQSTYRRELQQMSRSNPDAYVYSAYGQESAVINREAMELGLRAKPFYAILISMSLSDTAPEIAKGQLGMEVGSVYGAAGKAYADAFAAKYKEGMKTSYTGYAYDAVLMTAAAMNKAKSTDTAAVQAALKEIGKGGYVGVTGPIALDANRQRIDPPYAKLKYDGKVVPR; encoded by the coding sequence ATGCCACTGACCTCGCGTTTCCCCCGCCATGCCGCAGCGCTCGCGCTGTGCCTGTCCGCCCCTTTCGCCGTGCTGGCGCAGGACACCGTCTCGATGGGCGCGGTGCTGTCGCTCACCGGCGCCAACGCCACCGTGGGTGAAGACGTGCGCCGTGCCGTCGCCCTGGCCGTGGAGAAGGTCAACGCCGATGGCGGCGTGCTGGGCAAGAAGTTCAACGTGATCGTCGAGGACTCGGGCGGCAATGCCACGACGGCGCTGAACGCCGCGCGCAAGCTGGTGAGCGTCGACAAGGTGCCGGTCGTGATCGGCGAATACTCCTCGGGCATCACGCTGCCCATGGCGCAGTACCTCGTCAAGGAAGGCGTGGCGCACATCAATGTCGCCAGCACCAGCGTCAAGGTCCGCGACCTGGGCGCGTCGTCATTCAACCTGATCGGACTGGAGGACAAGGGCAATCAGTTCTCGTCCAAGGATGCGTGGGACCTGGGCTACCGCAACGTGGCCATGATCGCCCCCAACAATGCCTACGGCCAGGGCGTGGTGCATGGCTTCAAGCAGGAGTTCGAGAAGCTCGGTGGCAAGGTCGTGACCGAAGTGCTCTACACCGCGGGCCAGTCCACCTACCGGCGCGAACTGCAGCAGATGTCGCGCAGCAACCCCGATGCCTATGTCTACAGCGCCTACGGCCAGGAGTCGGCGGTGATCAACCGCGAGGCCATGGAGCTGGGCCTGCGCGCCAAGCCGTTCTACGCCATCCTGATCTCCATGAGCCTGTCGGACACCGCACCCGAGATCGCCAAGGGCCAGCTCGGCATGGAAGTCGGCAGCGTCTATGGCGCGGCCGGCAAGGCCTACGCCGATGCGTTTGCCGCGAAGTACAAGGAAGGCATGAAGACCTCGTACACCGGCTATGCCTACGACGCCGTGCTGATGACGGCCGCGGCCATGAACAAGGCCAAGTCCACCGACACCGCCGCGGTACAGGCCGCGCTCAAGGAGATCGGCAAGGGCGGCTACGTCGGCGTGACCGGTCCGATCGCACTGGACGCCAACCGCCAGCGCATCGACCCGCCCTACGCCAAGCTGAAGTACGACGGCAAGGTGGTGCCGCGCTGA
- a CDS encoding Bug family tripartite tricarboxylate transporter substrate binding protein — protein MYRRSLLHTALLAASALALAGLAQAQDFPPKKSVTMVVGFAAGGAADAAARLIAKKLGENIGQSVVVENKGGAGGNIAHGQVANAATDGSVLLFGSVGPLTIAPHVMKLNYDPFKDLAPISGGVNFPNVLVVHRGAGVKTLQEFVALAKKKPASVDYASSGAASASHLAGELFNQRAGVEMVHVPYKGGAPALQDLLGERVTSYFAAPPTALPHVETGKLIPLATTGLTRPAYMPDIPTVAEAGFPGFEALNWYAFVGPAKTPTAILERWNREIVKVLGDEEVRKALLHHGLTPQPTTRAELAAFMQKEYAQWGKVVRERKLAAN, from the coding sequence CATTGCTTGCCGCCTCGGCGCTGGCCCTGGCCGGCCTGGCCCAGGCCCAGGACTTTCCACCGAAGAAATCCGTGACCATGGTCGTGGGCTTTGCCGCCGGCGGCGCCGCCGATGCGGCCGCGCGGCTGATCGCCAAGAAGCTCGGCGAGAACATCGGCCAGTCGGTCGTGGTCGAGAACAAGGGCGGCGCGGGCGGCAACATCGCGCATGGCCAGGTGGCCAATGCCGCCACCGACGGCTCGGTGCTGCTGTTCGGCTCGGTCGGGCCGCTGACCATTGCGCCGCATGTGATGAAGCTCAACTACGACCCGTTCAAGGACCTCGCGCCGATCTCGGGCGGCGTGAACTTCCCGAATGTGCTGGTCGTGCACCGCGGCGCGGGCGTGAAGACGCTCCAGGAGTTCGTCGCGCTGGCGAAGAAGAAGCCCGCCAGCGTGGACTACGCCTCGTCGGGCGCGGCCTCGGCCTCGCACCTCGCGGGCGAACTGTTCAACCAGCGCGCGGGCGTGGAGATGGTGCATGTGCCCTACAAGGGCGGCGCGCCGGCGCTGCAGGACCTGCTGGGCGAGCGCGTGACCAGCTACTTTGCCGCGCCGCCCACGGCGCTGCCGCATGTCGAGACCGGCAAGCTGATTCCCCTGGCCACCACCGGCCTCACGCGGCCCGCCTACATGCCCGACATTCCCACCGTGGCCGAGGCCGGCTTCCCCGGCTTCGAAGCCCTCAACTGGTATGCGTTTGTCGGCCCGGCCAAGACGCCCACGGCCATTCTGGAGCGCTGGAACCGCGAGATCGTCAAGGTGCTGGGCGACGAGGAAGTCCGCAAGGCGCTGCTGCACCACGGCCTGACCCCGCAGCCCACGACGCGCGCGGAGCTCGCGGCCTTCATGCAAAAGGAATACGCGCAGTGGGGCAAGGTGGTGCGCGAGCGCAAGCTGGCGGCGAACTGA
- a CDS encoding GntR family transcriptional regulator codes for MRSRTSTTSQALHQTIREVLRNEILSGKLQAGHQLRQDALATRFSASRIPVREALRQLESEGLVVHHLNRGAVVAGMNAQQICELLDIRVALECHAARLAVPNMVERDFEAMERILAAYSVSEVVGDWAEYNRQFHLALSAPANNGRLRQLIEEYCLNTDRYTHVAMSEATGRDKPMEDHYALLGACREHDVDKVVKLLEAHIDHTRKELMATARGRAEQQLPATPLF; via the coding sequence ATGAGATCCCGTACGAGCACCACGTCCCAGGCCCTTCACCAAACCATTCGTGAAGTGCTGCGCAACGAAATCCTGAGTGGCAAATTGCAGGCGGGTCATCAGTTGCGCCAGGACGCGCTGGCCACGCGCTTCAGCGCAAGCCGCATCCCGGTGCGCGAGGCATTGCGCCAGTTGGAGTCAGAGGGCCTGGTGGTGCATCACCTGAACCGCGGCGCGGTGGTGGCGGGCATGAACGCGCAGCAGATCTGCGAGTTGCTGGACATCCGGGTGGCGCTCGAATGCCATGCGGCCCGGCTGGCGGTGCCGAACATGGTGGAGCGCGATTTCGAGGCCATGGAGCGCATCCTGGCCGCGTATTCGGTGTCGGAGGTCGTGGGCGACTGGGCCGAGTACAACCGCCAGTTCCACCTGGCGCTGTCGGCGCCGGCCAACAATGGCCGGCTGCGCCAGCTGATCGAGGAATACTGCCTCAACACCGACCGCTACACCCACGTGGCGATGTCGGAGGCGACGGGCCGCGACAAGCCCATGGAAGACCACTACGCGCTGCTGGGCGCCTGCCGCGAGCACGATGTCGACAAGGTGGTCAAGCTGCTGGAGGCGCACATCGACCACACCCGCAAGGAACTGATGGCCACGGCGCGCGGGCGCGCCGAGCAGCAGCTGCCGGCCACGCCGCTGTTCTAG
- a CDS encoding branched-chain amino acid ABC transporter permease, giving the protein MFDFLISTLTIAGIYGLMALGLNLQAGVSGLLNFGHIAFAGIGAYATGIAVQAGWSPLAGAALGVLAAMLLGWCVARLGRQLGADYWGIATLAIAEILRTVATNEDWLTGGANGISGIPSLFDGLGRPWSALAFLGVVLAAVALFALLARRLANGRFGRALRLMREEPQLAVCMGYDLRQLKSHAIMTGAAVTALGGSLYAHYMSFVGPDYMVASETFLLWTMLMIGGLGNTAGVLVGVVLVQSAYALVPFAKDYFHFSSDLAGALRLGLIGAILLACLLWRSQGLVPEKLRKMP; this is encoded by the coding sequence GTGTTTGACTTCCTCATCTCCACTCTGACCATCGCCGGCATCTACGGCCTGATGGCCCTGGGCCTGAACCTGCAGGCCGGCGTATCGGGCCTGCTGAACTTCGGCCACATCGCGTTTGCCGGCATCGGCGCCTATGCCACCGGCATCGCCGTGCAGGCCGGCTGGTCGCCGCTGGCCGGCGCGGCGCTCGGCGTGCTGGCGGCAATGCTGCTGGGCTGGTGCGTGGCCCGCCTCGGCCGGCAGCTGGGCGCCGACTACTGGGGCATCGCCACGCTGGCCATCGCCGAGATCCTGCGCACCGTCGCCACCAACGAAGACTGGCTCACCGGCGGCGCCAACGGCATCTCCGGCATCCCTTCGCTGTTCGACGGCCTGGGCCGCCCGTGGAGCGCGCTGGCCTTCCTGGGCGTGGTGCTCGCGGCCGTGGCGCTGTTTGCGCTGCTCGCCCGCCGCCTGGCCAACGGCCGCTTCGGCCGCGCCCTGCGCCTGATGCGCGAGGAGCCGCAGCTCGCGGTATGCATGGGCTACGACCTGCGCCAGCTCAAGTCGCATGCCATCATGACCGGCGCGGCCGTCACGGCGCTGGGCGGCTCGCTCTATGCGCACTACATGAGCTTTGTCGGGCCCGACTACATGGTGGCCTCGGAAACCTTTCTGCTGTGGACCATGCTGATGATCGGCGGCCTGGGCAACACCGCCGGCGTGCTGGTCGGCGTGGTGCTGGTGCAGTCCGCCTACGCGCTGGTACCGTTTGCCAAGGATTACTTCCACTTCAGCTCCGACCTGGCGGGCGCGCTGCGCCTGGGCCTGATCGGCGCCATCCTCCTGGCATGCCTGCTGTGGCGCAGCCAGGGTCTCGTTCCCGAAAAGCTGAGGAAGATGCCATGA
- a CDS encoding branched-chain amino acid ABC transporter permease: MLQLLFDTLLRASDLALIALGLSTVYGLVKFPNIAHVQYAMLGAYATYALFALGLPLPLAIAAACGLTGLLTLALHLLVFRRLLRSGPAITMIGSLAVAMLVVAAAQGFAGSFPRMFNLPITAPVLIGEVRLSHTQIYAMATTAVLLVLFTLLLFCTRTGRAMRALSTNPALAAASGLNAEGITRLVNFASGAIAGLGGSLLALSTGAHVNLGHDLLLPVFAAAILGGLGNPLGAVVGATLIALAETLFTNLNFGPLLGRSVAFLPVSYISAGSFLILLLALIFKPYGLFDREVRRV, from the coding sequence ATGCTGCAACTTCTCTTTGACACGCTGCTGCGTGCGTCGGACCTCGCGCTCATTGCGCTGGGACTGAGCACCGTCTACGGCCTGGTCAAGTTTCCCAATATCGCGCATGTGCAGTACGCCATGCTGGGCGCCTACGCGACCTATGCCTTGTTTGCGCTGGGCCTGCCCTTGCCGCTGGCGATTGCCGCGGCCTGCGGGCTCACCGGCCTGCTGACCCTGGCGCTGCACCTGCTGGTGTTTCGCCGCCTGCTGCGCTCGGGACCGGCGATCACCATGATCGGCTCGCTGGCCGTGGCCATGCTGGTCGTCGCTGCGGCGCAAGGCTTCGCGGGTTCGTTTCCGCGCATGTTCAACCTGCCGATCACGGCGCCGGTGCTGATCGGCGAGGTGCGCCTGTCGCATACGCAGATCTATGCGATGGCCACCACCGCGGTGCTGCTGGTGCTGTTCACGCTGCTGCTGTTTTGCACCCGCACCGGGCGCGCCATGCGCGCGCTGTCCACCAACCCGGCGCTGGCCGCGGCCTCGGGCCTGAACGCCGAAGGCATCACGCGCCTGGTCAACTTTGCCAGCGGCGCGATCGCCGGGCTGGGCGGCAGCCTGCTGGCGCTGTCCACGGGCGCGCATGTCAACCTGGGCCACGACCTGCTGCTGCCGGTGTTTGCCGCCGCCATCCTGGGCGGGCTGGGCAACCCGCTGGGCGCAGTGGTCGGAGCCACGCTCATCGCGCTGGCCGAAACCCTGTTCACCAACCTCAACTTCGGCCCGCTGCTGGGCCGCAGCGTGGCGTTCCTGCCCGTCTCGTACATCAGCGCGGGCTCGTTCCTGATCCTGCTGCTGGCCTTGATCTTCAAGCCCTACGGCCTTTTCGACCGCGAGGTGCGCCGTGTTTGA